A single region of the Marinobacter salinus genome encodes:
- a CDS encoding response regulator transcription factor, producing the protein MTTKIMIVDDHPIFRAGLANLIGRDERYSVVSEAAGATEAMKLLKENPPQLVIVDLTLTEGSGLQLIKRIHTHDSTIKILVASMHDDMIYAERTLRAGAHGYINKEQAASKLIGAIEDVMRGSIYLNPEVATHIVQRRTHRDDRVPERPEEILTDRELEVFTLLGKGFSSKEIADQLCLSPKTVDSHRDHIKKKLGIEKSSVLMQRAVTWTLRMGD; encoded by the coding sequence ATGACGACTAAAATCATGATCGTGGATGATCATCCGATATTCAGAGCAGGCCTTGCGAACCTGATCGGTCGGGATGAGCGGTACAGTGTTGTCTCGGAGGCCGCAGGGGCCACAGAGGCAATGAAGCTCCTGAAAGAAAACCCTCCCCAGTTGGTGATTGTAGATCTCACTCTTACAGAGGGCAGCGGCCTTCAACTTATAAAGCGAATACACACGCACGATTCGACCATCAAAATCCTTGTTGCTTCCATGCATGACGATATGATTTATGCAGAACGCACGCTACGGGCGGGTGCCCATGGCTATATCAATAAGGAACAGGCAGCCTCAAAATTGATCGGCGCAATTGAGGACGTCATGCGCGGAAGCATTTATCTCAACCCGGAAGTGGCGACTCACATCGTACAACGCCGAACCCATCGGGATGACCGGGTGCCGGAACGGCCCGAAGAGATACTTACCGATCGGGAGCTCGAAGTTTTTACCTTGCTGGGAAAGGGGTTTTCCTCGAAGGAAATTGCCGATCAGTTGTGTCTGAGTCCGAAAACGGTGGACTCCCATCGGGACCACATAAAGAAGAAGCTCGGTATTGAGAAAAGTTCGGTGTTGATGCAACGGGCCGTAACATGGACTTTGAGGATGGGTGACTGA
- a CDS encoding PAS domain-containing sensor histidine kinase, whose product MKHSGSGHDNGHQPESGKSVNNDLRLIAEKRLREQRGVNEEEDLNGLVEELSIHKLELEIQNEELRKIQGDLRVAYDRYAVLYERAPVAFLTLSTKGNILNCNRAASKLFEVPAQQIIGRRLHDFVAPDSQDDLHLHHYSLINDSRTQSTSLILKTKGNQSKTVLLDSELDRQLNPGELSWFASLTDISDQKRLETELTSLNRELEERVEARAQQYLTSRQETLAVLNAAADPIITIDGEYLIQSINRATLRVFGYAEDELLGASLMKLLTDTGALVFRRALADCARELIGQAPKVRRELRCKDKSGEQIPVETALARVDEEEHFMIIFQDLREKRRLEWEVMQVAEDERSRISRELHDSLGQELAAMSLDTRVIAEDLAQTDEAASSKFMGFSEKLQQCVADLRGIIFDLGPMEVSDGGLVDALEALVRNFPENEGIKCSFHHSHSEQIGNLPHETEIQLLRIAQEAVHNARKHSQAKQIVVRLSGKEDSIELQIIDDGLGLPVSKRPYLSGQGLRIMEYRCSLIGGALNISNFSPNGTRIACCIDQAPDKGTHGNQ is encoded by the coding sequence ATGAAACATTCAGGAAGTGGACATGACAATGGCCATCAGCCAGAGAGCGGTAAATCGGTTAATAATGACCTCCGGTTGATCGCTGAGAAGAGGCTTAGGGAGCAGCGGGGGGTAAACGAGGAAGAGGACCTGAACGGTCTCGTCGAAGAGCTCAGCATACATAAACTCGAGCTCGAGATTCAGAACGAAGAATTGCGTAAAATTCAAGGCGACCTCCGAGTGGCCTACGACCGCTATGCTGTGCTCTATGAACGGGCCCCTGTGGCATTTCTGACGCTTTCGACGAAAGGCAATATTCTGAACTGCAACCGGGCCGCTTCAAAATTATTCGAGGTGCCAGCGCAACAGATTATCGGGCGCCGGCTACATGATTTTGTGGCACCGGACTCCCAGGACGATCTTCATCTACACCATTACTCGCTCATTAATGATTCAAGAACCCAGTCAACATCACTAATACTGAAAACGAAAGGCAACCAATCCAAGACTGTTCTGCTCGACAGTGAGCTTGATCGCCAGTTGAATCCAGGTGAGCTCAGTTGGTTCGCGTCCCTTACGGATATATCGGATCAGAAGAGGCTGGAAACGGAGCTGACAAGCCTGAATCGGGAACTTGAGGAGCGCGTCGAGGCGCGGGCACAACAGTATCTGACCAGCCGACAGGAGACCCTGGCGGTTCTTAATGCGGCCGCCGATCCGATCATAACCATTGACGGCGAATATCTGATCCAGTCCATCAACCGTGCCACATTACGGGTGTTCGGCTACGCCGAGGATGAACTCCTGGGTGCCAGCCTCATGAAACTGCTGACTGACACCGGGGCATTAGTCTTCAGGCGTGCTTTGGCCGATTGTGCCCGGGAGCTAATTGGCCAGGCACCGAAAGTGCGCAGGGAATTGCGATGCAAAGACAAGAGTGGCGAGCAGATTCCCGTTGAGACGGCGCTGGCCCGTGTTGATGAAGAAGAACATTTCATGATTATTTTCCAAGACCTGCGTGAAAAAAGACGTCTTGAGTGGGAAGTCATGCAGGTTGCTGAGGATGAGCGCAGCCGAATCAGCCGTGAACTGCATGATAGCCTCGGACAGGAACTGGCAGCAATGTCTCTCGATACCCGGGTGATCGCAGAAGATCTGGCGCAAACCGACGAGGCTGCATCTTCGAAATTCATGGGTTTTAGTGAGAAACTTCAGCAGTGTGTTGCGGATCTCAGGGGTATTATTTTTGACTTGGGCCCAATGGAAGTCTCTGATGGTGGGTTGGTGGATGCCCTCGAAGCACTGGTAAGAAACTTTCCGGAAAATGAGGGTATCAAATGCAGTTTCCACCACTCCCATTCTGAGCAGATTGGCAACTTGCCCCATGAAACCGAGATACAGTTGCTGAGGATTGCGCAAGAGGCCGTTCACAACGCCAGAAAGCACTCCCAGGCCAAACAGATCGTGGTGCGTCTTTCCGGCAAAGAAGACTCCATCGAACTCCAGATCATTGACGATGGCCTTGGCCTGCCGGTGAGCAAGCGGCCTTATCTCTCAGGACAGGGCCTCCGGATCATGGAGTATCGCTGCAGTCTGATTGGTGGAGCTCTGAATATCAGTAACTTTTCACCAAACGGCACCAGGATCGCGTGCTGCATAGACCAGGCTCCGGATAAGGGAACGCATGGTAATCAGTGA
- a CDS encoding protein kinase domain-containing protein: MAQETQLQQFYIPEEQSVYLLSHDDAKKLKDWVALCATQLRQLGYRDIELIGKGAYGFVFAGRLPRHDNSGPEHVFKFTRINLPQHLQDRLEDEAFILEQVRHPRVPRLISYQRAHNQPILVMERAAGLNLEEVSLLEGRLKPRLIIRIADQLADILRNLRRENGSAGRPIVHGDIKPSNLVFDARTETIALIDWGSSVFAQLDANQQFITANVMELMSDNLQQTNARLGDVYFIGEEQLNGGLSSPRFDEQGAAGTLYALASAQSCRFGHQAIPATSLGLPMEFARMLDGMLAPDPETRRKAGDYYLNEMPRMARTVMIDLPEQPVVPLVPVWVRASGQEIDTVVYSSRKSFLREEGAPETLNDVNDVQLDRYYKNFMQGMGETEKAFLAAVSRLGRYPVEGGLAVRWETDGVYIDTSLNLHDPALKSAFVQAVNNMVYLAQAIYRKGIFKSCLFNARNTLHIDRDDPDHPFLVSPDMKLHYEVSAAPEVEDETRVHSYFEDGPDPEEFLVLPDTIIRSLEALNNIHHTGMIIFEALPRHLKIHSHYRLLDPDQEQEFSRLLHKILSAVEQITGLGISGFMKMPYKDTRFFPHIERLPERYYPRNPRTEDLLLDRQPRRISEK; the protein is encoded by the coding sequence ATGGCGCAGGAAACGCAGCTTCAGCAGTTCTATATACCGGAAGAGCAGTCGGTCTACCTGCTCAGCCATGATGACGCCAAAAAGCTCAAGGACTGGGTGGCGCTCTGCGCTACCCAGCTCCGACAGCTGGGTTACCGGGACATTGAACTGATCGGCAAGGGCGCCTACGGTTTTGTTTTCGCAGGACGTCTGCCACGCCACGACAACAGTGGCCCGGAGCATGTTTTCAAGTTCACCCGCATCAATCTGCCCCAACACCTGCAGGACCGACTGGAGGATGAGGCTTTCATACTTGAGCAAGTCCGACACCCAAGGGTGCCCCGGCTGATTTCCTATCAGCGTGCCCACAATCAGCCGATCCTGGTCATGGAGCGTGCCGCGGGGCTTAATCTGGAGGAAGTGTCGCTGCTTGAGGGGCGCCTGAAGCCGCGGCTAATCATCCGGATCGCCGACCAGCTTGCGGACATACTCCGCAACCTTCGCAGGGAAAACGGCTCTGCCGGGCGCCCCATCGTTCATGGCGACATCAAACCATCAAACCTGGTCTTCGACGCACGCACCGAAACCATTGCCTTGATTGATTGGGGCTCTTCGGTGTTTGCCCAACTGGACGCGAACCAGCAGTTTATTACCGCCAATGTGATGGAGCTGATGTCCGACAACCTGCAGCAAACCAATGCCCGGCTGGGGGACGTCTACTTCATCGGTGAGGAGCAGCTGAACGGTGGGTTATCCTCTCCTCGCTTTGACGAACAGGGCGCGGCGGGAACGCTGTACGCGCTGGCTTCGGCACAGTCCTGCCGATTCGGCCACCAGGCGATCCCCGCCACCTCACTTGGGCTGCCGATGGAATTTGCGCGCATGCTCGACGGAATGCTGGCCCCGGACCCTGAAACCCGCCGAAAAGCCGGTGATTACTACCTGAACGAAATGCCAAGAATGGCACGTACCGTGATGATTGACCTGCCGGAGCAACCCGTCGTGCCGCTGGTACCTGTGTGGGTGCGAGCCTCAGGACAGGAAATCGACACGGTGGTTTACAGTTCGCGCAAATCGTTTCTTCGGGAAGAAGGAGCCCCGGAAACCCTGAACGACGTCAATGACGTGCAGCTGGACCGTTACTACAAGAATTTCATGCAGGGAATGGGGGAAACTGAAAAGGCCTTTCTGGCCGCCGTCAGCCGGCTGGGGCGATACCCGGTCGAAGGAGGGCTCGCGGTTCGCTGGGAAACCGACGGCGTGTACATCGATACCTCGCTGAACCTCCACGATCCGGCTTTGAAATCCGCCTTCGTACAGGCGGTCAACAACATGGTCTATCTGGCCCAGGCAATCTATCGAAAGGGTATCTTCAAGAGCTGCCTTTTTAACGCCCGAAACACCCTGCATATTGACCGCGACGACCCGGACCACCCCTTTCTGGTCTCGCCTGACATGAAACTGCATTACGAGGTAAGCGCAGCACCGGAAGTGGAAGATGAGACCCGAGTGCATTCCTACTTCGAGGATGGCCCCGACCCGGAGGAGTTTCTTGTCCTGCCCGACACGATCATCCGCTCTCTGGAGGCACTGAACAACATACACCACACCGGTATGATCATCTTCGAAGCCCTGCCCCGCCATCTCAAAATCCACAGCCACTACCGGCTGCTCGATCCGGACCAGGAGCAGGAATTCAGCCGGCTGCTGCATAAAATTCTGTCGGCGGTGGAACAGATCACGGGACTCGGCATTTCCGGTTTTATGAAAATGCCCTACAAAGATACCCGGTTTTTTCCTCACATCGAGCGTTTGCCCGAGCGTTATTACCCCCGCAACCCCAGAACCGAAGACCTGCTTCTCGATCGACAGCCTCGCAGGATTTCCGAGAAGTAA
- a CDS encoding ATP-binding protein, whose protein sequence is MKARHSLQRTLSLGLTVGVTLLWLMGVTASAMVAQHEMNEVFDSALQETAQRILPLAVTDILSREAGTGQKRAPAMGDHEEYLTYLVRDASGKILLQSHDTDISVFDARPRQGFFDTDTHRIYGESAVSDTLFIEVAEPLAHRREAAFEAGLALLLPLLVLIPVSLIGVWWAVRCSLRRVVVFRETLESRGSADLSPIAVERLPAEFEPIAASINRLLERLRRALEAERSFTANSAHELRTPLATALAKVQRLKTELSEKTSLQKASEIEESLHNLARLSQKLLELAKAEGGGVLSEEEHDLVPILETIIGDYERLNPGRIDAQLPNTEVTSLLNPDAFAILIRNLIENALKHGGKGGAVEIRLSADGTVSVKNHGDIVAPSDMALLRNRFVRAETNALGSGLGLAIAEAIVSGAGIRLGLHSPARGWQDGFEAELNVVIKR, encoded by the coding sequence ATGAAAGCTAGACACAGCCTCCAGCGAACACTCAGCCTTGGGCTCACCGTCGGCGTCACCTTACTTTGGTTGATGGGCGTTACCGCCTCCGCTATGGTCGCCCAGCATGAGATGAATGAGGTATTCGACAGTGCGCTGCAAGAAACCGCTCAGCGAATTCTGCCCCTTGCGGTCACTGACATTCTCAGCCGGGAGGCCGGGACTGGTCAGAAAAGAGCACCGGCGATGGGAGATCATGAGGAGTACCTCACCTACCTGGTCCGAGACGCTTCGGGAAAGATCCTGCTCCAGTCTCACGATACAGACATCTCCGTATTCGATGCCCGCCCAAGGCAGGGTTTTTTTGATACCGATACCCACCGTATCTACGGTGAGTCTGCAGTCAGTGACACGCTTTTCATTGAGGTTGCCGAACCCCTGGCCCACCGCCGAGAAGCGGCTTTTGAGGCAGGCCTCGCCCTTCTCTTGCCGCTGTTGGTTTTGATCCCGGTCAGCCTGATAGGCGTTTGGTGGGCTGTCCGATGTTCGCTTCGAAGGGTTGTGGTTTTTCGGGAAACCCTTGAATCTCGAGGCTCTGCAGACCTGTCCCCCATTGCTGTGGAAAGGCTTCCTGCAGAGTTTGAGCCCATTGCGGCCTCAATCAATCGCTTATTAGAACGACTCCGGCGGGCCCTGGAGGCTGAGCGAAGCTTTACCGCAAATAGCGCTCACGAGCTGAGAACCCCGCTCGCAACGGCTCTGGCAAAAGTCCAGAGACTGAAAACGGAATTATCTGAAAAAACATCTCTCCAGAAAGCGTCCGAGATTGAAGAATCCCTGCACAATCTTGCGCGGCTGTCTCAGAAATTACTGGAGCTGGCGAAAGCGGAAGGCGGTGGCGTTCTGTCCGAAGAAGAGCACGACCTCGTGCCAATTCTTGAAACGATTATCGGTGATTACGAACGATTGAACCCTGGCCGGATAGACGCACAGCTTCCGAATACTGAGGTTACCTCATTACTGAATCCGGATGCTTTCGCCATTCTCATCAGAAACCTTATTGAGAATGCGCTCAAACACGGCGGAAAAGGAGGCGCAGTTGAGATCCGTCTTTCGGCCGACGGCACCGTGAGCGTCAAAAATCACGGGGACATTGTTGCTCCGTCAGACATGGCGCTTTTGCGGAACCGTTTTGTTCGCGCCGAGACAAATGCCCTGGGATCCGGGCTCGGGCTTGCCATTGCAGAAGCCATTGTTAGTGGTGCCGGTATCCGACTGGGACTGCACTCCCCCGCGAGGGGGTGGCAGGACGGCTTCGAAGCCGAGTTAAACGTCGTAATCAAACGATAA
- a CDS encoding PepSY domain-containing protein has translation MKTKSIALGISMLLLSGVTLADDDCDDPVSGWQPRENLRQQLEAEGWTVYRIKVDDGCYEVKGRDSEGNRVEASFAPSSLELKEMEHEDDEYDEDDEYEDDDRSEQNGGSDRNKDNPMGEKPLPGNGIMKSRPDVTVQ, from the coding sequence ATGAAGACCAAATCCATTGCACTGGGTATCTCGATGTTGCTTCTGAGTGGAGTGACACTTGCCGATGATGACTGCGATGACCCCGTGTCCGGGTGGCAGCCAAGAGAGAACCTGCGACAGCAGCTGGAAGCGGAAGGCTGGACAGTTTACCGGATCAAGGTTGACGACGGCTGTTATGAAGTAAAAGGGCGAGACAGTGAAGGTAACAGGGTCGAGGCCAGTTTCGCACCGTCGTCTCTTGAGCTCAAAGAGATGGAGCATGAGGACGACGAATACGATGAAGATGATGAATATGAGGACGACGATCGTAGCGAACAAAATGGCGGAAGCGACAGGAATAAGGATAACCCCATGGGCGAAAAGCCCTTGCCGGGCAACGGAATTATGAAGAGTCGCCCTGATGTGACTGTCCAGTAA
- a CDS encoding response regulator transcription factor, producing the protein MRVLLVEDATGLGEAVQEQITEDGHAVDWVQSLGYAETSVRTTTYDLVLLDLMLPDGHGIDFLEKLRQTGSTTPVIILTARDQVSDRIKGLNAGADDYLVKPFDLTELSARIAAVARRYRGNPNPVVSVGDLEVNLNDHHIVRNGHPIELTSREWALLEAFIQHPGRLLSRPQLEDRLYEFGAEIESNTIEVYISRLRKKLGRGVIATVRGMGYRLNSYES; encoded by the coding sequence ATGCGGGTGTTATTGGTGGAAGACGCCACGGGGCTGGGAGAAGCGGTTCAGGAGCAAATCACTGAAGATGGACATGCCGTGGATTGGGTGCAGAGTCTCGGGTATGCCGAAACCAGCGTTCGAACCACAACATATGATCTGGTGCTTCTGGACCTGATGCTGCCAGATGGCCACGGCATCGATTTCCTGGAAAAACTGCGGCAAACCGGAAGCACCACGCCAGTCATCATCCTCACGGCAAGGGACCAGGTGTCGGACCGCATCAAAGGCCTGAATGCCGGCGCTGATGACTATCTGGTAAAGCCGTTTGATCTGACGGAGCTGTCAGCCCGCATAGCGGCCGTAGCCAGGCGTTACCGGGGCAACCCGAACCCGGTTGTGTCTGTGGGCGATCTCGAAGTTAACCTCAATGATCATCATATTGTCCGCAATGGTCATCCAATAGAATTGACCTCTCGGGAATGGGCGCTTTTAGAAGCCTTCATTCAGCACCCCGGAAGGCTACTTTCCCGGCCGCAGCTCGAAGACAGGCTCTACGAGTTCGGTGCCGAGATTGAAAGCAACACCATCGAGGTATACATCAGCCGACTTCGCAAAAAACTGGGCAGGGGCGTGATCGCAACGGTTCGTGGCATGGGCTACCGATTGAATAGCTATGAAAGCTAG
- a CDS encoding DUF2271 domain-containing protein, which produces MKKMCFMLGLVLVMAVPAYAQAREVTFTTQLNNYRGDGAYMAIYLTDANGAYQGTIWISGKKSKYYKHLRDWARGSGMSRSEYDGLTGASVTSGRTLKMTVDLNDSLIDSGYQVRVDTAVEDMRDNRSDVVVPLTTEGAGKAINGRGYVHSFTYDF; this is translated from the coding sequence ATGAAAAAAATGTGTTTTATGCTTGGTCTTGTGCTGGTGATGGCAGTTCCGGCCTACGCACAAGCAAGGGAGGTAACCTTCACGACGCAGTTGAATAACTACCGTGGCGATGGGGCGTACATGGCGATCTATCTGACCGACGCAAACGGCGCATATCAGGGAACCATCTGGATTTCTGGCAAAAAAAGTAAGTACTACAAGCACCTGCGCGACTGGGCCAGGGGTAGTGGTATGAGCCGATCCGAATATGACGGTTTGACCGGTGCCAGCGTCACCAGTGGCCGAACCCTGAAAATGACAGTCGACCTCAACGATTCGCTGATCGATAGCGGCTATCAGGTCCGCGTTGATACTGCGGTAGAGGATATGCGCGACAACCGCTCTGATGTCGTCGTTCCGCTGACGACGGAAGGGGCAGGTAAGGCGATCAATGGACGGGGCTATGTGCACTCGTTCACCTACGACTTCTGA
- a CDS encoding PepSY domain-containing protein — protein sequence MWRKLHSIPGLFAALFLIVLAITGAILSISPALERSGAIVPVAGEVSVAHLAERVVEQYPGTQQIERSPSGAVIVYYSRDGQAGADLVNPLTGKAIGPYQPSSFFRWVKDLHRAFLQDDGGRLMAGAMALLMVLMCVSGTFMLSRRVGGWRFLIKPLKGAGDHRIHSELARFAVIGLLLSAMTGTYMSAVRFGVLPEASGGEPSFPEEVSGGVPAPIGSLAALKNTDLNNLRELVLPYPDDLQDFFSLSTRQGSGFIDQSTGEYLKYQATPTNSQIVDWIVRLHTGEGLWWLGLILGAAALTVPVLSITGARIWWLRRRASRKTLDNADEANADTVILVGTENNTTWGFARDLHEKLAEAGRHVLSTDMNQLAEEYPRAELLFVLTSTYGDGGAPASANTFMERLRRFRNTSGLRFAVLGFGDRQFPRFCQFAVDVDEALGSRGLERLEKVTTINRQSTDQFGKWGDRITGLTGLSLALTHNPTPTRRFDLELVDRADFGLEIQAPTSILRFRPADRKSGFRGLFGKGNARLPDFEAGDLVGVFPPGDDTHRYYSLASSSDDGLLEICVRKQAGGLCSGFLHNLNPGDRIQGFIQHNPDFRPAPGSRPIILIGAGAGIGPLAGFIRKNDSRHPMYLYWGGRNPQSDFLYKPELGRYLEDQRLTRLNTAFSRTQEKAYVQDKISEDAMDVRKLIEMGAQILVCGGRDMALGVKEVINEILTPMDIDVDKLKREGRYLEDVY from the coding sequence ATGTGGCGCAAGCTTCACTCGATTCCGGGCCTGTTCGCGGCCTTGTTCCTGATCGTCCTCGCTATAACAGGCGCGATTTTGTCGATATCGCCCGCATTGGAGCGTTCAGGTGCCATAGTTCCGGTTGCGGGTGAGGTTAGCGTCGCTCATCTCGCTGAGCGAGTGGTAGAGCAATATCCGGGCACTCAGCAGATTGAGCGCTCACCATCCGGTGCTGTCATCGTCTATTACAGTCGTGACGGCCAAGCGGGGGCTGATCTGGTCAACCCGTTAACAGGGAAGGCAATAGGCCCATACCAGCCGTCATCCTTCTTTCGCTGGGTGAAAGACCTGCACCGCGCCTTTCTTCAGGATGATGGCGGGAGGCTGATGGCCGGAGCGATGGCGTTGCTGATGGTGCTGATGTGTGTTTCCGGCACCTTTATGTTGTCCCGTCGCGTGGGCGGATGGCGATTTCTCATTAAGCCGTTAAAGGGGGCGGGTGACCATCGGATTCACTCGGAGTTGGCGCGGTTCGCGGTGATCGGACTGCTGCTGTCTGCAATGACCGGGACCTATATGTCCGCGGTTCGATTTGGCGTTTTGCCAGAGGCTTCCGGCGGCGAACCGTCATTTCCGGAAGAGGTTTCAGGCGGCGTGCCGGCGCCCATCGGGTCACTGGCAGCTCTCAAAAATACCGACCTTAACAACCTCCGCGAGCTTGTATTGCCATATCCCGATGACCTTCAGGATTTCTTTTCTCTGAGCACCCGTCAGGGCTCAGGATTCATCGATCAGTCGACCGGCGAATACCTCAAGTATCAGGCAACGCCCACCAATAGCCAGATTGTTGACTGGATTGTCCGCCTCCATACAGGGGAGGGCCTGTGGTGGCTCGGCCTGATACTCGGAGCCGCCGCCTTGACGGTTCCGGTACTGTCGATCACCGGTGCCCGTATCTGGTGGTTGCGCCGTCGTGCCTCACGAAAGACCCTGGATAATGCGGATGAGGCTAACGCGGATACCGTGATCCTGGTGGGGACGGAAAACAACACAACCTGGGGGTTTGCGAGGGATCTCCATGAAAAACTCGCTGAAGCGGGGCGTCACGTGCTTTCTACAGACATGAACCAGTTGGCCGAAGAATACCCCAGGGCAGAGTTACTTTTCGTACTGACGTCTACCTATGGTGATGGCGGTGCGCCGGCTTCCGCCAATACCTTTATGGAAAGGCTGAGGCGCTTTCGGAACACAAGCGGTCTGAGATTCGCGGTGCTTGGTTTTGGTGATCGACAGTTCCCACGGTTTTGTCAGTTCGCCGTAGACGTGGATGAAGCCCTTGGTTCCCGGGGACTTGAGAGGCTGGAGAAGGTTACCACTATTAATCGGCAATCTACTGATCAGTTTGGAAAATGGGGGGATCGAATTACCGGCCTGACAGGCTTGTCCCTCGCACTGACTCACAACCCTACACCCACCAGGAGATTTGATCTGGAGTTGGTTGACAGGGCCGATTTCGGGCTGGAAATTCAGGCGCCCACCAGTATCCTACGTTTCAGGCCTGCCGACAGAAAGAGTGGCTTCCGAGGGTTATTCGGGAAAGGAAATGCCCGGCTGCCTGATTTCGAGGCAGGTGATCTGGTCGGCGTTTTTCCACCCGGCGACGACACACACAGGTATTACTCCCTGGCGTCTTCCAGCGATGACGGACTGCTTGAAATCTGTGTACGCAAGCAGGCTGGCGGATTATGTTCCGGATTTCTTCACAACCTGAATCCGGGTGACCGTATTCAGGGGTTCATTCAACACAATCCGGATTTCCGGCCAGCGCCAGGCAGTAGGCCCATTATTCTGATTGGTGCTGGCGCCGGTATAGGTCCACTTGCTGGCTTCATCCGGAAAAACGATTCCCGTCACCCAATGTACCTGTACTGGGGTGGCAGGAATCCCCAGTCCGATTTTCTTTATAAGCCGGAGCTCGGACGCTACCTTGAAGACCAGCGTCTAACCCGTTTGAACACGGCCTTTTCCAGAACACAGGAGAAAGCGTACGTTCAGGATAAAATCAGTGAGGATGCGATGGACGTGCGCAAATTGATTGAAATGGGCGCGCAGATACTCGTTTGCGGCGGACGTGACATGGCTTTGGGCGTAAAGGAAGTCATTAATGAAATTCTCACGCCAATGGACATTGATGTGGATAAGCTCAAACGCGAGGGGCGATACCTGGAAGATGTCTATTGA